The genomic stretch agcattcactagtcgatatcttagttcatctcgtttcgtcaacatgtaagtctgagggtgtataatccttatttatttattgtattttatttattgaatcaattgtaagatttatgtcgaaaacaccgttaaaactgatttccaaaaccgtgctttaaaactctgtttttgcggatttccagtagacagacgtcgagaaaagacgcagcaactgctgcgcctcttcgaaggagcgcagtccctgctgcgcctcttcgtgaggctgccgcagttcatgcttcttttcttcttcctcgtcctctgtaattcgctttctttttatttgttatttgttcgtccgttaatcctttgatataatcgtcactgataattcacatgtatattgtatcatatgattcatcattcattagcatgctttaatcgtcataaatccgacttaaatcccttgtaatccgatatttgcgggttttcgtcattaaattcaaacccgggttttggagattcaatttgttcatattgaatttctggaattcgtcattgatataattttcatctgtttattcgcatgttcttcgcatattcgttgtatatccgtcatatttagcctaattgatttatttcaatagaggactcattaatgtttccatcataatttcatgtaaataatccgtttccgaTTCGTCTCATCCGtatttatcgcttttatgaccatcattcacatgtaataaaagtattaatcactttcatccgagtaaataattcaataaatcattaaattcaccaattgacattaacgatttgcagttccggcttcacagccagaactcacccttggaaacgcacgcaaagaatcgccgcgcgcCTCTTCCGCAGGGCGCGATCCTGCCGCGCTTACTGTTCAGGATGATTTTGTCTCTCGAACTCCGTTCtttgcttgacttagtttaattagtccatgtattaactgactaatatccgtaatatcacgctaattcctgttcgtatttcattcttttattcgttttctcaaattatccgttttaaaggtattttcgacataaatcgcctatcccgttgtaattaatgtaatttccattattgtaatttatcgttattatattacttttattgtttgtatgttttcatatgtaaatcaacattaaatcctacttcgacccaattgtatgctaactacttgtcaaccgacttagcctaatcttcacatgctaggattaaaacttggatgttgcattgcatgcatataaccgacgatatatcgagtataaataatttccctaatcattagtagaggccgctatcgaggcgggcgggattaggtgttcgatcaaaagagcttcctaatacgtaccctcaccccttactccagatctccgtgagcacccgtgttcattggcatccacgagagtcattctagacatagaatgctaagggtaacgattgcttagtgttcatgtcactactttgtgtcttgacatgacgcgaggtattcgaacggttccaatttctcataaaaattggtggcgactccatacaaaatgcaaacgcttgtttttccgACTTTCACCAagtgcccccgtgggcggcccgctgtccacaattggGCATATGTGAAAATAGTGTTTATCACCTTATATCTAACACGtgtcatatttataaaatttccATTATGTATATGTAGGTAATAAAAAACTGTTAGAATATAAGAAGCAATAGTCAGTTAGGTTGTTACACTTGAGGTTGTTAAAGTTAGTTATGAGGTTGTTGCATTGTATGTCGGTGTAACCACCCTATATAAGTAGACATCTCATATCATTGTAAACCACCAATTAAGTTGATTCAATACAAAAGTTTCTTTCTTTATCTCTTTACAAATCTATATTCTCTGAATTATAATTTACAATATTACCAACACATTCATCAAATTTCCCAATCAATACTATGAAATTCTTCATAGTTCTTCATGGTATCGGACTGGGTTTTATATTTTGACCCTATTTCTGTTTGTATGCCATTTCTTTTCCGCTGCAAACTTCTCAGTTCTTGCTTTTAATTTCTTTTCTAAAGTTTTCAATCAAAACATATTACAATGACTACACAAGAAAACACAGATATTTCTGTGATCAACACTGATAATCCTCTCTACATTCATTCTACTGACCTTACTGGAGTCAAACTTGTTGCTACACCCTTTGATGGAACAAATTTTCGTAATTGGTGAAGATTCATGCTTATTTCTCTCTCAGCAAAGAACAAAATTGGGTTTATTGACGGTTCTCTTCCTAAACCTGTTGCGAATGCTACTACTGCAAGAAACTGGCAACGTTGCAACGATATTGTTTTTTCCTGGATCATCAACTCAGTTTCTCCAGAAATAGGGGATTTCATCCTGCATAGTGCTACTGCACAAGAAGCCTGGGCTGGGAGGAACTTCAAGAAAGGTTCAGTCAGTCCAATGGCGCTCAAGTTTATGGTGTTCACAAGAAATTATCAGATTTCTCTCAGGGTAATGACAGTGTTGTTACATATTTTACAAAGCTTAAATCAATTTGGGATGAAATCAATGGCATGGGAATGAATCCTAAGTGTAGTTGTGGTTGCACTTGTGGAGCCAAAGAGAAACAGATCAAGTTTCAAGAATATAAGAAAGCTGTTGAATTTCTGATGGGTTTGAATAATACTTATGCGGTTGTTCGAGGCACAATCTTGATGCAGAACCCACTTCCAAAGATAGCAGTTATCTACAATAACTTGCTCCAAGAAGAGAGACAAAGAGAgattgataagtccattttatatacattttgaccCCCTACTTTAGCTCTAAtatacatgtcatttgcactaatctagtggttttatgagctaatattgtgttctagttgtctttgcatggtttgtcacattttgtaggaacttgagcttttaggagcttatTTCTAACAAATTTGCAAGAGCTAGTATACAAGGCTAAGTGTGGAGCATGAGTTGGACCAACATTGAAGTGCTAcatggatttgcatgcataaagatatagattaaaatgaaaatgcaaaataaaatcttatgcaaagtcaagcccaagatttAAAATCCAACTAAGGTGGAAACATTGGATGCTTAGTGAAGCTTAGGATGCTAATTAAAGAgtttaaccgggtgattaaacaAGGCATTAAACATCAACTTAGGATTCCTTAAGCATTAATGCAGTATAAAGACCAAGGACAGGCAATAATGCTCCTAGACTGCAGGACAATTTAAAAATACCAAATGGCTTTTAAAAATTCTGAATTTTTGTGACAATTAAGTTTAAACATAAAACTAAATCTGTGCCAAATCCCATGATTTTTGAGAgactctaagtatttttaatatGAACTTAAACAGCCTGAAATCCTGAAATTGCAGACAGCAGACTCAACTGAATTAAGGAACTTGTTTATGTTGGAAAATGATATAGTTTAAGACCCTAAATTTGCACAGAAGATTTACAGGAAATCCAAGATATTAACTTAGCAAATGTTAGACTCAAACCCACAGTAAACACAGGATTAAAGTTTAAACTttgctcaacacaattaaactGAACCACAGTTAAGCACAGGTTCAACTTAATTATGCCAaactgactttgatcaattaaccacAGAGATCACATGTTAATTATCAGGCCAGGGATTCAAACTACAGATTaacacaagtttgaaagaaatgagagaagtctcaaggTTTAGTTTTCATTCAAAATAATATGTCTAAAACAGCTGAGACACAGGTCCTTATATAGCCTTGTCTTTGAATTACATCTCGAAAACCTAGAAATCCAAGGGCCAAGATTTGATCTAGGATGAGTACAAACTACCTTGAATATATTACAAGCTGGAAATTCAAAGTTACTTAGGTGAACAGCAATGGGTAAAACAGACTGAAATAAAGCATGAAATGCAGTCCTGTCAGTTGTCTTCtagttgtagatacccgtatccgtcgatattggaatttatagagaacccgactaacacccgatgatgataggacacatgtatttattagttgtcattgtcattatttgggttcgttttacgatgtagaatgagcgttgtcgacggagtattttattaatttaaatgatatttaaattaaagcttttttaaggtgaattcattttactttattttgaatttattttctcaagtttattttattgaaaataaaataaataattgatttgaaaaatcattttatgagtgtatttgatttgaaaaatcatttattttaatgtgttaatcgatttgaaaaatcgaatttgaaaatcgaaaactcgttttaaccacacgttttggagctcgattatagctcggtttttgagcccgttttctttacgagttggcatgaatctcgagtacactaaccaacctaggcctctacccatccaaccccagttcgaacccccgtacccacgtcccaaatctcgtcccaaacaTACACAAAACAGCCCAACTACTTCCCCTTACCCGCATTAGCCCTTCCTCTTttccaacccgttttgtgtgcttcaaagcttgacccaaacccgccacaaccaacccaattcttgctccacattacccacaacaacccatcacccaaacccaccacgaaacccatccaattcccgtcccaaatactccacaaacagcccgcaaataacacaagcagcctcccctgttttgcgtgctcaaacccgagtccaaaacccgctccaaacaccacctaaacccgtgcccattaaccctaaaccataccctagtatcctacccatattaccttagcttaaccatcAAGCAAATCCCCCATAAAAACCCTAAAAACctcacgaaatagctgatggacagcagctatgcgaaacaggcccgactgcttgttgccctacttctacccttcgaaactccttataaatacctcctcttcaccatactttcattcctctaagttctccatacatactaccgtcactcacaagcattaaactccagaaaaaaaccctaattgcctctcaaaaccctcgacaaaaccgagacatccaaactgaaacagtttgtgtctctctcgaaatacaattcgtttccccttcaaatctccattaaaattcgagtttcttgttcctaattaaccacataacatccatctacatcttaaacaaagattcacgagccaaattgaccttgagtgtacacgaatcccctcgaaaaacagagtgtcatacactctgttttcgcggcttttcctgtctgtccagttcaatttgtgctcattttttgtgcccaataactcaaaaagagcgtggtttgttttaagatctttgttctcctctctttctagttttcaaaacatcttttaaatctaattttcaccgtgaaacgagtgagaaattgcagtttgaaagttgctgtccagatttgcgaaaaaacgtgttgttgcattgttccttcgtcgacgacggcctctcgagataaaatctacgatcgactaagacccaagacggtgtcaacgatacatgtaggttgagggtgcatcaaatcctcctcttctctcttttatttcgttctttttatgtttgtttttccattgttcgttttacattgtttatcgttttgtttatcgtttgacatcgttaactatgaaactagtttagtccgagtatgagttaaagtaccaccatgaacacccgtgttgacttgagatgggaaataaatccgccacatcggtcggtcgtatcccccgtctcatttacatatcctcgtgttcaaggtagggcattaataaaacgaatcctaacttcgttcct from Silene latifolia isolate original U9 population chromosome 2, ASM4854445v1, whole genome shotgun sequence encodes the following:
- the LOC141641618 gene encoding uncharacterized protein LOC141641618, coding for MTTQENTDISVINTDNPLYIHSTDLTGVKLVATPFDGTNFPKNKIGFIDGSLPKPVANATTARNWQRCNDIVFSWIINSVSPEIGDFILHSATAQEAWAGRNFKKDFSQGNDSVVTYFTKLKSIWDEINGMGMNPKCSCGCTCGAKEKQIKFQEYKKAVEFLMGLNNTYAVVRGTILMQNPLPKIAVIYNNLLQEERQREIDKSILYTF